The sequence below is a genomic window from Zonotrichia leucophrys gambelii isolate GWCS_2022_RI chromosome 26, RI_Zleu_2.0, whole genome shotgun sequence.
ATTCCCCACCCTTCCCAGAGATCTCTCACCTCCACGGAGATGCCCCTGGCGCTGGGGCCCATGGTGACCGTGCCCAGCTTCACCAGGAAGTCGCAGTACTGGTAGCGGGTGCCGCGGCTCTCGATCTTGTTGGCCTTGGCGTTCTGGAAGAAGCCCTTGAGCTTCACCATGAGGGTGTCAAAGTTGGCATCGGCCACCAGGCAGGGCCCGTTCTCGAAGAGGGCGAAGCAGCTCAGCGGGTACTCGGAGTTGTGCATGACGTACATGAGCTTCCCTGTCTGCCCTGCAATGACAGCGAGGGCTGGGAAAACAAACTCCTGCCctaaagcagctcctgctcctgcctctcgGGCTGGAAAAACGAATTCTCTGGgattctctgctgctcagaacGACCCCGAGATACCCAAaccctcttcccctccttttttcccttttccctcctctcctgggtCCCCGCATCCCTTCCAGGCACTGATGTGttcacagccctggctctgctgagccGCTGTTCCCAGCCAGACCCATTGGAATGTtccagagcagcttttcctgcttttttggCAGCTGGAACGTGGAGAGAGGCCGAGCCCAGCTCCCTCTAGGCAGTGGGAGCTCCTGGAGTTCTCCTTTCACCTCACCCCGAGCCGTGCTGATGTTTAATTTTATCCCGGTGCTGCCGAGGATTTCTTTTCCCCTATAAATTTCCATCAGAAAACCCAAGCTGTTCCCTGAGTGGATGCCACAACAAACACGTGAGGATGCAGAATTAAAGCAAGGACGAGAGGCaggaagaggagctgctttaaggcaggaattctgtgggaacccaggaaattcctctgtcTGGGAACCAcggctcagcagagcagggctgtgaacACATCAGTGCCTGGAAGGGATGTGGGGagccaggagaggagggagaagggaaaagaaaagggaaagggaaagggaaagggaaagggaaagggaaagggaagggaagggaagggaagggaagggaagggaagggaagggaagggaagggaagggaagggaagggaagggaaggaagggaaggaagggaaggaggaaggaaggaaggggaaggaaggaaagaaaaggggaaaggaaaggaggaaaagggaaaaggagaaaagggaaaggaaagaaggaattgTAGAATCATCAaaagttggaagagaccttcaagatcagccagcccagcactgccactgtaACCCCTAAACCACATCAACCAGCATCAGATCCAGGCACCTCCAGGGAAGGcggggaaggagaagaagagaaggaggaaaaggccgggaaggagaagggaaagaggagctCGGAGAAGGGCTCAGCTGACCCTGCGTGCCGAGGGTGGCCGCGGTGTGATAGGTCTCGCAGTCCACGCCGAACGTGCCCTGCTTGTCCGCGCCCAGCGCCTCCAGCCGCCGCGCCAGCAGCTCCACCGTCTGCTGCACGCTCTTGCCCTCGGCCACCGGCACCTGCGACACGCTGCGACACGGGCCGGGGCTCGGGGACCCGCCGGGACATCCCCGCGGCTGCTCCGCATCCTCCGCCCGCACACTCTCCCCGCGTCCCCGGGGCCGTCACCTCATTCCGGGAGCCTTTCCCGGTGCCTTCCCCCCATTCCAGGAGTCTATCCCGGTTCCGCCCCCCATTCCAGGAGTCCATCCCCGTTCCAGGAGCCCTTCCCGATGCTGTTCCCCATTCCAAGAGTCTATCCCGGTGCCTCCCCCCATTCCAAGAGTCTATCCCGGTGCCTTCCCCCATTCCAGGAATCTATCCCAGTTCCGCCCCCCATTCCAGGAGCCCTTCCCAGTGCCGCCCCCCATTCCGGGAGTCTATCCCGGTTCCGTCCCCCCATTCCAGGAGCCCTTCCCAGTGCCGCCCCCCATTCCGGGAGCCTATCTCGGTTCCGCTCCCCCATTCCAGGAGTCCATCCCGGtgccttccccctcaccccgGAGCCTTTCCCGGTGCCGGCCTCCATTCCATGAGTCTATCCCGGAGCCTCCCCCCATTCCAGGAGCCCTTCCCAATGTCGCCCCCCATTCCAGAAGTCTATCTCGGTTCCGTCCCTCCATTCCAGGAGCCCTTCCCAGTGCCGCCCCCCAATCCAAGAGTCTATCCCTGtgccttccccctcaccccgGAGCCTTTCCCGGTGCCGGCCTCCATTCCATGAGCCTTTCCCGGTGCCGCCCTCCATTCCAGGAGCCTTTCCCAGTGCCGCCCCCCATTCCAGGAGTCTATCCCCGTTCCACCACCCCCCTATTCCAGGAATCtatcccagttccatccctATTCCAGGAGCCTTTCCCAGTGCCGCCCCCCATTCCAGGAGCCTTTCCCGGTTCCGTCCCCCATTCCAGGAGTCTATCCCGGTGCCTTCCCCCTCACTCCGGAGCCTTTCCCGGTTCCGCTCCCCCATTCCAGGAGTCTATCCCGGTGCCTTCCCCCCCATTCCGGAGCTTTTCCCGGTTCCGTCCCCCATTCCAGGGGTCTATCCCGGTTCCGCTCCCCCATCCATAAGTTTATCCCGGTGCTTTCCCCCTGTCCCGGATCCCCCGCTCTCACCAGGTGACCCCCATGGTGCCGCTGCCGCCACCGGAACGGGCGGTGCCGGTGGCCCCGGAAGAGGCGGGGGCAGATCCCGCGTGTGCCGCTCCGCTGTGCCCGGTGCCGCCGCGATGCCCAAGGcccggcgggcgcggggctccggcccggccccggcgctgccctTGGCCGAGCAGATCCTGCAGGACGCGGCCCCGCGGCTGCGGGCGCGGGAGAAGCGCGGGCCGGAGGAGCCGGGCGGCGATGGcggggacggggacggggacgGGTTCGTGGACGCGCGGCTGTCCCGGCGCATCCTGGAGCAGGCGCGgcggcagcaggaggagctggaggccGAGCACGGCCCCGGAGCGCCCGCGGCACCCCGAAAGCGCAGCGCCGTTCTCGGTGagccaaaaaaccaaaaaaaaacgcCAATcgcttgtttttttaaattttaaaaaagccaatcgcttgtttttttaaaattttgagttataaaaaaaaaaaatgcatagtTATAAAACAGTAATACAAGTAATAGAGTAatattagagtaataataatttggacaatttgaattaggacaatgtGAGAtaatagagacaaagagttactAACTCTTTGGGTACCTTTTGAGttccgggtacctttttctgggcagcagaaATCCGAAAAAGGACCtacgttaacaaaggattaacccttaaaaacaagaGTTTGTTGCGTATTCATACACTTAAGCATTTGTTATACTTTTATTAtgcatgatgcataaattccattcaaatacaggattcggtctgggcagtgtcagcttcttcctctgaatcctaacagcgccttcgaggtgggaagaagttcgtttcttctgataagagggcaaagagggcaataaattcactttctctgaaagattcaggtgttgtgtggctgctatctcactgcgagtcctttctttaaaaaaaaactatcctatatagcatagtttctattttaacattttctataacctaaaactatattgaacacactacttaagagaatcAATACAGCATTACattctaacacaacacatataatattaatttgaatatttgcgaAGAGCCAAGCATAAAATACCCGAGGGTGCCCGGCCCGGGCTGAGCCAGCTCCGCTCCCCGCAGGCCCCGACCCGGACTCGGAGGATGATGAGGAGTGGCCTTCGCTGGAgaaggcggcggcggccgcgggacGGAGCGGGGACTACGGCGGGGAGGTGGAGGTGGATCCCGAGGACGAGAAAGCCATCGAGATGTTCATGAACAAGAACCCGCCGCTGAGGTGAGAGCACCGGGCTGGGGCCGCCTGCCCGCACAGACCCGGCTGTGCCCTGTCCCGTGTCAGCCCCATGGACCCCCAGTCACccctcagcctgtccctgtcccgtgtcaGCCCCATGGACCCCCGAGTCAccctcagctgtccctgtcccgtgtcaGCCCATGGACCCCCGAGTCACCCTCAACTGTCCCAATCCCTGTCCCGTGTCAGCCCCATGGACCCCCGAGTCACCCTCAGCCTGTCCCGTGTCAGCCCCATGGACCCCCGAGTCACCCCTGGTCCTGTCCCAATCCCTGTCCCGTGTCAGCCCCATGGACCCCCGAGTCACCCCTGGTCCTgtcccaatccctgtcccttGTCAGCCCATGGACCCCCGAGTCACCCCTGGtcctgtcccagtccctgtcccGTGTCAGCCCCATGGACCCCCGAGTCACccctcagcctgtcctgtgTCAGCCCCATGGACCCCCGAGTcacccctgtcctgtcccaatCCCTGTCCCGTGTCAGCCCCATGGACCCCGAGTCACCCCTCAGCCTGTCCCGTGCCGTGTCAGCCCCATG
It includes:
- the MED20 gene encoding mediator of RNA polymerase II transcription subunit 20; this translates as MGVTCVSQVPVAEGKSVQQTVELLARRLEALGADKQGTFGVDCETYHTAATLGTQGQTGKLMYVMHNSEYPLSCFALFENGPCLVADANFDTLMVKLKGFFQNAKANKIESRGTRYQYCDFLVKLGTVTMGPSARGISVEVEYCPCVIANDCWNLLMEFMQSFMGSHTPGIPSVFGSKHDSAYSPGDTMVQYMELFNKIRKQQQVPVAGIR